ACCTGTCAGAAGCCCCATGCCTACGCCGGGTATAATCGCAGGAGCTAATGCGCCTGGAATGACTTTATTCGTTTGCCAGAAATTCTCCCCGACTCTTGACCAGAAAGGTTTTTTACATTTTAACCCCCACGGGTCCACCCAGTTCACCGGATTATTTCCTACGTAAAGATAGAGATTAATCCCTCCTTCAAGTCCAATCGGGTCTTCACTTATAAACCATCTCATTTTTATGTTTCTGCTTTTTGAATACATAAGTACCGAATTAAATCATCCAAAGTTCCAAATTTCTTATTGTTAAATGAGAGACTGACTTTTTTTGCCTCATCACGTATAACATATTCAAGATCAACGATTTCATCTTCCACCAAATGGCCTTCAACCGGCCCTAATTCTTTATCGAAACGATCAGTTGGACGCAACAGGCACGGATCGAGCTTAAGAATCTCAGCAATTTTACCCCACATATTAGTAAATCTATGTATCTCAATTCCTGAATCCGCATAAAAACGATAATAGATATCTCTTACGTCCATTTTACCTCTTTCTGCAAATCTTTGCCTTTTCTTTGGCAATCGTTTTGCTTCCAGCAAATGAGCCACAATCCCAATAATTCCAAGTAATACCAAAATTAATATGAAAACAAATGCCTTCATAATTAAAACATGCTGCAGTCGAGTTTACAATAAATAGAGCAGCTTAGCACCAACCCTCCAGCATAACTAGCTGTACCTACGGCTGCAACATTTGCATAGGGATTAACTACCCGAAGTGCAATTGCGGATCCTCTTAGACCGACACTCCTTAATGTAATACTAGCAAGGCTTGTAAATGGATTTTTTGAGCCTAATAATAGTTTATTCCCGGGATATGGCACAGAAGCGAAAGGACTTCCTACCCCAAGAATGCCCAATGCTATTAATCCCCCACTTTGCTTATAACAATTCTCAAAACAACTTGAAAAGTTGCAACACTGAGATGCTGCAAGCCCTTCCGGATCCACAAAGTTCACCGGATTATTTCCCACATACCTATACAAATTCACATCTCCCCCACCAAACCCAATCGGATCTTTTGAGATGAATCTGCCTCTGCTCGGATAATAATATCTTCCTCTGTAGTAATAAAGACCTGTCTCTGGATCAAACTCTCTTCCCGTGAAGGTGTAGGGCTGGATGAAGGTCTGGCTCAATTGATAGGTAATCCTTCCGAAGCTGTTATATTCATACTTCTGCACTACTTTCCCTGTGCTGTCTGTTATGGTCTTGATTGAGCCCAGCCCATCAGCATGATAGTAGTAGCTTTGTCCGGCTCGCTCCATTGCCAGCGGCTCGTCAATGCCCGGGCCATGGGTGTATTTTGTTGTGAGAACACCACTTCCGTCATATTCAGCCAGAATGTCTTCGTTGTCATAGAGATAACTCTTGATTGTTCCGTTCACGTTTTTCTCAAGCCTTCTTCCAAAGGGGTCGTAGGTGTAAGTTATAAGTTGAGAGTTAGGAGTTAAAAGTTGAATTAATCTATTTTCAAAGTCGTAGGAAAATGTGGTTGTTTCTCCATTAGTCTTACGTACCTTCCGTATGAGGTTTCCGTTGGCGTCATAAGTGTAGAGATAAGCAGCATCTTCTAAGAGTCTGTTGGCTGTATCTACTGTTGTGTTTGCTCTATTGCCGACTGGGTCATAGGTAAATTGCTCTGAGGGCGGCTTTGGATGGGTGGCCTGCGTGAGTTGATATATGACGTCATAGGCATAGTTGTGTGTGCCGGCGCTTTCGGTCATGGTTGTGCGATTGCCGACGTTGTCATGGGTGTAGGTAAACGAGTTAAGAGTTGAAAGTTTTGAGTTAAAAGTTATGAGACTTGTAAGACGGCTGTTGCTGTCATAGGTGTATGTTGTCTGCACTACATTTGGATGTCTGAGCTTTGTCCGCCTCCCGAGGCTGTCGTAGGTAAATCCGAATTGTTTTCCTGAGGGGTTTGTGATTGAGGCAACAAGGTTGAGAGCATTGTATGCGTAACTTGTGATGCCTCCTGTCGGGTCTGTCATTGAGGTGCGGTTTGAGTTTGCATCATAGGTGTATTGCAGGGTTTTGCCAGCGCTGTCAATGGAACTAATTATTCTCTTGTTTGCGTCATAGGTGAAATTGTATGCAATGTATTGGTTTCCAGCATATGTAAGGCTGCTGTTTGCATTGTATTGATAGGCGGCCATGTTGCCGTCAGGATAGAGTTTTTGTGTGAGTCTGTTTACTGCGTCGTATGAATAGGTGATGGTGTTTGCATTTGCATCGGTCTTTGTCTTGAGGTTTCCGTTTGGGTCGTAGGCGTATGCGGTTATGTTTCCCAGCGGGCCTGTTTCTTTTATGAGTCGGCCGGCGAGGTCGTACTGGAATGTTGTGGTATTGGCTTTGGCGTCTGTTACTGTTGTGAGTTTATCTCCTCCGCCTCCGCATGATGAGCAGCCTGTGCTCCCATAGGCAAATGTCGTGATAGCGCTGAGCGCATCTGTTGCCTTTGTTACCTGGCCCCTGTAGTTGTATCCATAGTTTGTGGTGTTGCCGTTGGCGTCTGTTACGGATATTTTGTTGCCGTTTTTGTCGTAGGTGTTTGTTGTTATATTGTTCAGCGGGTCTGTTACTTTTATGGGTTTGTTCAGGCTGTTGTATTCAAGCCTTGTTATATGGCCCTGCGCATCTGTCAGGGTCAGGAGATTGCCTGATATGTCGTATGTGAATGTTGTTACTGCTCCTGTTGGGTCTGTGATTGTTATGGGATTGTTATACTGGTCATAAGTAAGAGTTGTGAGTTGGGAATTCGGAGTTATGAGTTGTATAAGGTTGCCTTTGGAATCGTATTGATATTGGGTAACTGCTCCTGAGGCGTCTGTGGTTGTTAAGAGGTTGCCTTTGGCATC
This DNA window, taken from Nitrospirota bacterium, encodes the following:
- a CDS encoding RHS repeat protein; this translates as MRNKLTHKGFREDGMKKTVAFLFFVLFLFITIAFFLSFAAYSHAITITGSETITTNSSASYTAADCSGAVSWSVTGTGASISSNGVLTTGPASCGGITVTASCSDGSVATKTARVTDAGHWILTSSCNELTPIMCGWGFCCVTNVYTGKYRYDVWCYLGSVSAGCNAGSCSSHGVVCSSLCGSSGYPCNSSDPNIIIGVVSNINEWQCPTCTNGQTISCYTGTGGTQGIGECKSGTQTCVNGQWGACTGEVLPATEVCGDNMDNNCDGQVDEDCNVQKSETTLGKDPCTNIPPTNITLGSSANPASGNLYHDQTLFQTATSGFTLSYNSIDIYNGSLGKGWTHNYNLLLFSNPDGSIGLKQGDGNVIYFRLTNGIYYPEANSGDTSYITVNSDNTFTRTLKNNTTYNFRATGKLTSIKDRNNNTTTLTYTGDNLTTITDPSGRATYLTYDSTNKITGITEPSNNSYSLTYSNNMLTQISTASSQLGTLNWAYTYDTNNQLLTKTDPMGYVTTYAYDANNKVVSSTDPEGKTKSITYDTVTNTATATEKDGGIWTYKYDSLLNVTTQKTDPLGNTTTYTYDSNRNLITETDPLGSTTIYTYDTSGNRTSATNALGNTTAYTYNTFGQITSITDSQNKVTTYTYDAKGNLLTTTDASGAVTQYQYDSKGNLIQLITPNSQLTTLTYDQYNNPITITDPTGAVTTFTYDISGNLLTLTDAQGHITRLEYNSLNKPIKVTDPLNNITTNTYDKNGNKISVTDANGNTTNYGYNYRGQVTKATDALSAITTFAYGSTGCSSCGGGGDKLTTVTDAKANTTTFQYDLAGRLIKETGPLGNITAYAYDPNGNLKTKTDANANTITYSYDAVNRLTQKLYPDGNMAAYQYNANSSLTYAGNQYIAYNFTYDANKRIISSIDSAGKTLQYTYDANSNRTSMTDPTGGITSYAYNALNLVASITNPSGKQFGFTYDSLGRRTKLRHPNVVQTTYTYDSNSRLTSLITFNSKLSTLNSFTYTHDNVGNRTTMTESAGTHNYAYDVIYQLTQATHPKPPSEQFTYDPVGNRANTTVDTANRLLEDAAYLYTYDANGNLIRKVRKTNGETTTFSYDFENRLIQLLTPNSQLITYTYDPFGRRLEKNVNGTIKSYLYDNEDILAEYDGSGVLTTKYTHGPGIDEPLAMERAGQSYYYHADGLGSIKTITDSTGKVVQKYEYNSFGRITYQLSQTFIQPYTFTGREFDPETGLYYYRGRYYYPSRGRFISKDPIGFGGGDVNLYRYVGNNPVNFVDPEGLAASQCCNFSSCFENCYKQSGGLIALGILGVGSPFASVPYPGNKLLLGSKNPFTSLASITLRSVGLRGSAIALRVVNPYANVAAVGTASYAGGLVLSCSIYCKLDCSMF
- a CDS encoding RHS repeat-associated core domain-containing protein, whose protein sequence is MYSKSRNIKMRWFISEDPIGLEGGINLYLYVGNNPVNWVDPWGLKCKKPFWSRVGENFWQTNKVIPGALAPAIIPGVGMGLLTGGKVAELTGGITLRQWAMLGFRGAALQGVAFTGLETGIIAAGTAATNFALVGLAWETGVGIGSIISAAILPCEEEIEPPKPKGCK